A single region of the Elizabethkingia sp. JS20170427COW genome encodes:
- a CDS encoding LemA family protein, whose translation MKNKGCAAAAVVGGVILVIIIAIAGWGVSKYNSLVTKDQAVQKVWGDVETVYQKRANLIPNLERTVKSYAKFEKETLTSVVEARAKATSVNIDPTNMTEADLQKFQAAQGQLSGALGRLMMVVEKYPDLKADQQYINFQREYTAIENSIRMETVNYNAAAQSYNTYRNVFPNNVVANFTNFKEKPYFKADAGAEKAPEAFQDNE comes from the coding sequence GTGATTTTAGTCATCATCATTGCCATTGCAGGATGGGGAGTTAGCAAATACAACTCTCTTGTTACTAAAGACCAAGCCGTACAAAAAGTATGGGGAGATGTGGAAACCGTTTATCAAAAAAGAGCTAACCTTATCCCTAATTTGGAAAGAACCGTAAAGTCTTATGCTAAATTTGAAAAGGAAACTCTTACCTCTGTAGTAGAAGCCAGAGCTAAAGCTACCTCTGTAAATATAGACCCTACGAATATGACGGAGGCCGATTTACAGAAATTCCAAGCAGCACAAGGACAACTTTCGGGTGCTTTAGGTAGATTAATGATGGTAGTAGAAAAATACCCTGATTTAAAGGCTGACCAACAGTACATTAACTTCCAAAGAGAATATACAGCTATTGAAAACAGTATCCGTATGGAAACTGTAAATTATAACGCTGCTGCACAAAGCTATAATACTTATAGAAATGTTTTCCCTAATAATGTAGTGGCTAACTTCACCAACTTTAAGGAGAAACCATACTTTAAGGCCGATGCAGGAGCTGAAAAAGCACCAGAAGCTTTCCAAGATAATGAGTAA